ATTGATATTAACGGTACTGCTTCTTGCGGTGCGTGAGATACGAACGATCCTTGATAGCAGCCGAGAAGAAAGAGTTCGGCTGCTAAAGGAAATGATATCTAACCTATCGGAACAAGGGCTTAGTGGACAAAAAGAAAGTCATTCTTCCTGAAGACCTACATTTCATGCAGTTGGCGCTCCGTTTAGCCCGACGAGGCTATCCTGCGCCAAATCCTCATGTCGGAGCCGTAGTCGTTAAATCATCACGAATTATCGCCCAAGGTTATCATGCTTATGCCGGCGGACCACACGCTGAAGTTGCAGCACTTCGGAAAGCCGGCGACGATGCGCGTGGAGCAACTCTTTATGTCACTCTCGAACCTTGCTGCCATTTCGGCCGTACCCCTCCCTGCACCGATGCCATTATTAAACATGGCATTAAACGAGTTGAAGTTTCCTCTCTCGATCCCAACCCCTTAGTCTCCGGCCAAGGTATTAAGTGTTTAAAAAGCGCCGGTATCGAAGTTGAAGTGGGGATTGGTGATGAAGAAGCTCTGAAGATTAACGAGATTTTCTATCACTTCCATCGCTTGGGCCGACCATTCGTTACGCTCAAAGCCGCAATGACGCTTGACGGCAAAATTGCTTCCTATACAGGTGATTCGCAATGGATTACCTCCCCAAGTGCTCGCAGAATTGGACATCAACTAAGAGCGGAGCATGGCGCTGTTTTGATTGGTCGAGGGACAGCGTTAAAGGATGACCCCGAATTAACGGCGCGGGTACCAAGGGTTAAAAATCAACCAATTCGAATTGTGCTGGATGAAGAACTCGATATCAACCCCGATGCAAAGCTATTGAACACAATATTATCCCCTACTCTCATAGCCACTTGCTCAAACGATCCCGAACGTGTTCAAAAGCTCACGGCAAAGGGCGCGGAAGTTATTCATTTGCCTCAAGATGCAGCGGGACAGATTTCTCTTCCCTCACTTTTGATGGTTCTAGGTAAACGAGGCATAACAGGAGTGCTTGTTGAAGGAGGCGGCGAAACGCTTGGGTCCTTTGTCGAACAGAAGCTCTTCGATAAAGTGGCGTTCTTCTATGCGCCTAAACTTCTTGGCGGACGCAACGCAAAAACTGCCATCGAAGGACAAGGCTTCCAATCGGTTGCCGAAGCGATAGAACTGCGTGAGGTGAAAATCAAGAAAATAGGCGGTGACTGGCTCGTGACAGGATATCCAGCAACAGACCTGTCAAACGAGCCAGACTAATCCAGCCATTTACTCATGCCTATCATTCACTATGCGGCGATCTTTTTTCGCTCAGCAAGGCTTATGTTGATTTCGATCTCTCCAACTTTAGTGATCAAAGGCACCACCAAAGTAGGAATATCCAATGTGCTTATCTGCACCTTCGTACCTCTGATAAGGCTTGGTGGAGACAACCAACATTTATAACCAACAGCGGACAGGCCCGTCAATGCTCCACCTGAGATCATATTGCCCATTTCAGCAATAGCGCTTGCGGCCAGCTCATTAAAAGTAAGCACAGGCGCCATAAGCATCTCTGAGGCGATTTTATCAGCTGCAAATAAAGTCATACCAAAAATGATCTGGCCTTCTAATTCGCCAGTCACACCGAATACGACGTTACACTGCTGAGACGTAAACACACCTCTTCGTGCTCCAAGTTTGCCCATTTCTGGCGCAACTCCCATTATCGACTTAAATACATTCACTGCCGCAGTAAGAAACGGGTTTACAAAATCGGCCTTCATTTAAAAGTCCTCCCGTCTAAGTTGCGTTATTCGCATATTTAACATTATGCGCCTAACACTTTACGAATACTCCCTAATACACGGTCCGGTTGGAAAGGCTTTACGATGTAATCCTTCGCTCCGGCTTGGACTGCTTCCATGACCAAATTCTTTTGTCCCATAGCAGTACACATGATCACGTTGGCGTTCGGATCGGCCGAACGAATGCCTTTAAGGGCGCTAATCCCATCCATCTCAGGCATAGTGATGTCCATCATCACCAGGTCAGGCTTGAGTTTGTTGTAAAGCTCTACCGCTTCACGACCATTTGCCGCCTCACCTGCTACCTCGTAGCCATTCTGAGAAAGTATGTTCTTAAGTGTGACGCGCATAAAGAGCGCATCATCGGAAATCAGAATTCGCTTAGGCATGTCTAATGTTGCCTCCTGAGTCATTATTGAGCTTTTGATAAAAGAACGGATAAGGGGTTGTGAACCCAATATCACGGCTGTTGGCAACTCGCTCGGTGCTACCTACGAAGAGATAGCCACCTGGTTTGAGCGAGCGATAGAAATCCCGATAGATCTTGTCCTTCGCTTCATCAGAGAAATAGATCACAACATTCCTGCAAACTATCAAGTCATATCCCACGCTATATTGATCTGCCAATAGGTTGTGCTGTTTAAATTGAAGCCCGGTTTTCAAGCCCGGTACAACCTCAAAGACATCTCGACCTGCATGGAAACCAGGACGGAAATATCGCTTCAGATAGAAGTCCCGCACCTCTTTCATATCAGGCGCTTCAAAGTAGCCTCTTCTAGCTCTATCGAGCATCTCCTGGTCGATATCGGTGCCTGTAATGCGATGCGGACGGCCAGACGATAACTGGTCCAATAGCATTGCTATCGTATATGCTTCCGCTCCATAGGAACACCCGGCGCTCCAAATCGAAAGTGCCGATGACTTTTTGAGCAAGTCAGGCAATATCGTCTTGTTGAGTATCTCGAACTGCTCCGGATTGCGAAACAATTCCGTTACGTTGATCGCCAGCTTGTCCATGAAACCCTGAACGCGAGACGGATCTGATTTGAGGTACTCGAAATACTCCGTGAACTTTTTAAATTGAGCGTGTTTGACCATGCCCCAGATTCTTCGATAGGTCTGGTCGAACTTATATGAGTTTAAATCAAGGCCTGATTGACGCTTAAAAAGCATCTTGAAAGTTTCATAATCTCTCAAAAGTTCTGGCGTCTTAGGCACTTCTAACTGGCCGTAAGCACTTTGCATTGCGCTTTAACTCCTTCTGCAATTGCCGTTGGGATCATCTCCAATGGCACGACTCGTTTTACACACCCTGTTCCGATAGCCGCTTTTGGCATACCAAAGACAACACAGGAGGATTCATCTTCAGCAATTACATGAGCGCCACGTTGACTTAATGCCATCACTCCGGCAGCGCCATCAACACCCATTCCTGTCAACACAACCGCAATCACATTTGAACGCCAATACTTGGCGATGGAAAGCATCATCACATCCACCGCTGGACGCACCCCATGAACTGGGGCCTCTTTTGATAAATGCAGAACGCCACGTTCTGTCAATTTCATATGCTGGCCGCCTGGCGCTACATAGACGCACCCAACCTTCAACTGAGCGCCCTCAGAACCTTCTGCTACTGAAAGAGGGCCAATCTTATTCAAACGGTCAGAGAATGCTTCTGTAAATCCTTCCGGCATGTGCTGTATGACAATTACGCTAGCGTAAAGGTCCTCAGGCAGCGCCTGAAAGATGGCTGTCAATGCTCTTGGCCCACCAGTCGACGCTCCGATCACAACTAACGGCCAGTGAGATGAATACGAAACGGGATGCTTCTGCGCCAAACTTGGCACGGTATGCATCGCGAACGGCTTGGGCGATCGCAGCTTCGCAGTTGCTGCCGCTTTAATTTTCATCGTTAGCTCAGATGCCACTTTTGGCAGGTCCATTGAAATAGCGCCGGATGGCTTAGCTACAAAATCGACCGCTCCAAGCTCAAGGCATTTCACTGCTAATTCACTTCCTTGAGTAGTCACACTACTCAACATTACAACCGGTGTCGGTTGAGTAGCCATTAAGCGCCTCAAGGCGCTTACGCCGTCCATTACGGGCATCTGTACATCTAATGTGATGACATCTGGTTTCAACAATCCAGCTTTTAATAAGGCCTCTTGGCCGTTACTGGCCGTGCCTACTACTTCAAAGGAAGGCACCGCTCTCAACATATCACCGATCAGCTTTCGCATAAAAGCTGAGTCATCCACAACAAGAATTTTCAACTTAGCCATTTTATTGTCTCCGGAAAGTTAAGCCGCTTTCGCCGCAGCAATCCCAGCCATTCCTAGGGTATGCACACGAAGCTCCATTCCACATACTTTCACTTCAAGCTTGCCTGTTGCAACGTTAAAATAGAGTGAACGTCCGCTGCTTCCACCCACTTCACGAGCTACAATCGGCACTCCTACAGCACGCAGTAATTCACTAACCTTATCAACATTTCGCGCACCAATGCGGAGCGCAGCCGGTGTCTCAACGGTCTTGAAAAGTTCTGCTCCCCCGATTAGCGCCGCCACTAAGAGGCTCTTACTGATACCTACATCAGCAAGGGTCTGTAGAAGAGCTGGCACAGCCGTATTGGCATACTTCCCATCTAGCTTGTCCTTATCGTTGCAGATTGAACTGTCAGGAAGCATCACGTGCGCTAATACACCGGTTTGTGTTCTCACGTCGTAGAGTAATGTGCCTACACAGGATCCAAGCCCAATGCAGGCTAATATTCCTTCATGGCGTACTATCTTAAGTTCGCCTAATCCGACAAAAGCCGTCTGACTAACCCCGCTCTTAACGTCAGCCACTTCAGTCCCCCTTCTTAATTCACGCCCAACGCTGCGAAAAGCTTATTTAAACCACC
Above is a genomic segment from bacterium containing:
- a CDS encoding response regulator, which encodes MPKRILISDDALFMRVTLKNILSQNGYEVAGEAANGREAVELYNKLKPDLVMMDITMPEMDGISALKGIRSADPNANVIMCTAMGQKNLVMEAVQAGAKDYIVKPFQPDRVLGSIRKVLGA
- a CDS encoding chemotaxis response regulator protein-glutamate methylesterase, yielding MAKLKILVVDDSAFMRKLIGDMLRAVPSFEVVGTASNGQEALLKAGLLKPDVITLDVQMPVMDGVSALRRLMATQPTPVVMLSSVTTQGSELAVKCLELGAVDFVAKPSGAISMDLPKVASELTMKIKAAATAKLRSPKPFAMHTVPSLAQKHPVSYSSHWPLVVIGASTGGPRALTAIFQALPEDLYASVIVIQHMPEGFTEAFSDRLNKIGPLSVAEGSEGAQLKVGCVYVAPGGQHMKLTERGVLHLSKEAPVHGVRPAVDVMMLSIAKYWRSNVIAVVLTGMGVDGAAGVMALSQRGAHVIAEDESSCVVFGMPKAAIGTGCVKRVVPLEMIPTAIAEGVKAQCKVLTAS
- a CDS encoding chemotaxis protein CheD codes for the protein MADVKSGVSQTAFVGLGELKIVRHEGILACIGLGSCVGTLLYDVRTQTGVLAHVMLPDSSICNDKDKLDGKYANTAVPALLQTLADVGISKSLLVAALIGGAELFKTVETPAALRIGARNVDKVSELLRAVGVPIVAREVGGSSGRSLYFNVATGKLEVKVCGMELRVHTLGMAGIAAAKAA
- the ribD gene encoding bifunctional diaminohydroxyphosphoribosylaminopyrimidine deaminase/5-amino-6-(5-phosphoribosylamino)uracil reductase RibD yields the protein MDKKKVILPEDLHFMQLALRLARRGYPAPNPHVGAVVVKSSRIIAQGYHAYAGGPHAEVAALRKAGDDARGATLYVTLEPCCHFGRTPPCTDAIIKHGIKRVEVSSLDPNPLVSGQGIKCLKSAGIEVEVGIGDEEALKINEIFYHFHRLGRPFVTLKAAMTLDGKIASYTGDSQWITSPSARRIGHQLRAEHGAVLIGRGTALKDDPELTARVPRVKNQPIRIVLDEELDINPDAKLLNTILSPTLIATCSNDPERVQKLTAKGAEVIHLPQDAAGQISLPSLLMVLGKRGITGVLVEGGGETLGSFVEQKLFDKVAFFYAPKLLGGRNAKTAIEGQGFQSVAEAIELREVKIKKIGGDWLVTGYPATDLSNEPD
- a CDS encoding chemotaxis protein CheX, which gives rise to MKADFVNPFLTAAVNVFKSIMGVAPEMGKLGARRGVFTSQQCNVVFGVTGELEGQIIFGMTLFAADKIASEMLMAPVLTFNELAASAIAEMGNMISGGALTGLSAVGYKCWLSPPSLIRGTKVQISTLDIPTLVVPLITKVGEIEINISLAERKKIAA
- a CDS encoding protein-glutamate O-methyltransferase CheR; its protein translation is MQSAYGQLEVPKTPELLRDYETFKMLFKRQSGLDLNSYKFDQTYRRIWGMVKHAQFKKFTEYFEYLKSDPSRVQGFMDKLAINVTELFRNPEQFEILNKTILPDLLKKSSALSIWSAGCSYGAEAYTIAMLLDQLSSGRPHRITGTDIDQEMLDRARRGYFEAPDMKEVRDFYLKRYFRPGFHAGRDVFEVVPGLKTGLQFKQHNLLADQYSVGYDLIVCRNVVIYFSDEAKDKIYRDFYRSLKPGGYLFVGSTERVANSRDIGFTTPYPFFYQKLNNDSGGNIRHA